The Vibrio tarriae genome includes the window ACACCGTTTGCGCTATCACTGTAAGTGCGACCATCCCATTGATTGTTATAACGCCACCAAGGATCGATGAGATAGTTTTGCGTATCCGCATTATTGGCGGATTTCGGCTGTAAATATAGCCCTGGACTATTGGTATAGCCGAATGGCTGACCAAGATAACTAAAGGCATTGCCCGTTTTACATGCCGCATCTAAGGTGACATTACTCATCGGAGACACCTCGAAGTAAGCGGGAATAAAACGCCCGATGGGGCCTGTTGATACAACAGCAATCGGTAGATTCGCGCTCGCTAAGTCAAGGCCAAGATAATGGGTGGGAGCGATCAAAGAGAAATCAAACACCCCGACTTCACTTACTTTTTGTTCAACGGGCGTTGTACCCCCAAGTAGATGAGTGTATTCATTTACGCCTAACACACCTGCCTGCCCTGCCGATGGCTGCACCAAAGTATGTTGTAGCGCGATATTTTGTTGCTGGTAGTTATAAGCCGTTAAATTGTTTGTGAAATCATTATCTTCAATGGGCGCAGCAACAACGGCTCGAATATTCAGATCAAAGTTTTCATCGGCTCTCGCAAAAACATTACAACTCATATCCGCTGCAGCGCATTTGCCATCACTGTTATAAAAACTTTTTGCACTCAAAACCAATGCCTTAGGGACACGAATAAAACTAGCTTGCCCTTCGAGAAGCAGATCTTGCTCATCACCACTACCAGTAAAGCGTGCATTGAGAGCAAGACTCCCTGCCTCACGATACGCCACACTGAAATTCGCCTCACCACTTTGGTTAAAGCTTAAATTGAGTGCTGTTGCACTGTTAGCAGTTTGGCCAATAACCGTTCCATTCAAAGATACACTATAAGCCGCAAAACCCGTGTCACTTGGGGTTGGCGTTAAATATCCACTCCAAAAGGAGACCGACTTTTGGACATTCTGAAAACTCGGCAAACACTGTTGTGAGGCATTATCTTTGCGCACCGCTTTAATGGTGCCCGTCACCGTCTGGTTAGCATAAGCATTGGGCACATCGACAATAAAGCCACTGTCGGAGAAATCGATATAACAGTTATTTTTTGAAAATGAACCCGCAGCTCCAGTGCGGCTGCACAAATTCTCGTTATAAGCTTCAGCCGTAGGGCTAGAGCCAGAAATATCGACAGTCACTCGCCCCGCTGTATTACGGCGCAATTGCTTAATCGCCATACCATTTATCAAAGAGGCGTTATACCCCCCAATCCATCCACCGGTTGCATTAGGTGTAGAAGCCGGAACTAAGTTAGCACTTACAGGATCAGTAAATAAAGAAGTACAGTTCGCATCTGCACAAGCTTGAAGGGTTACTTCACTCGGCGCACACGTTAGCCCAGAACTCGGTAAAATTAGCCGGAAATGATTTATTTGTTTTCCAACGGGTCTTGAATTCAGTGCACAGACTTGAAAGTTATCTATTTCATGGAAGTTAGTGTACGAACCCGTTGAACCAGTAATCGACATGATCAATTCATCAGGTACTGATTCTTGCCCCCGAAAACTCATCACATTCAGAGGCCCAATCAGATTAACCCAAGCTCCACTACCCACTTTACGTCTCACAGTGACAATCGACGTTGATGCTTGAGTCGAATCAATAATAATTTGATATTTATGTAATGGATTACCATTTGTTCCGTCGACTGTCGGACTCAAACAAGTACCATCAGACATCATCGATGTTCCATTAGAACAAGTCCCTGCTAGGTAGTTATATCCCGAATATTGAGAGCCTGAGCCTCTAAGAACAACAGACTGCCGCTTACGCCCAGGACCATTTCCTCCACCCTCAATCGAGTAGTTGCCGTACTCATCTAAACCGATTCCTAACCAGCCACCAGCAAAGCCTGGTTTCTGCTCATTGGTCTTATACCCATAACCTAGCGGCCCACCAAAAGCACCCACTTGCGGGGTAACTTGGGCATCAGAGAACACAATAGCGATTCCATCAGCTCCATTTCCACCATGAGCAAAATAGTCAAACTCCAGTTCAACTCGGTTACCTGCTGCAGGAAATATGCGCTGAAAAGTTGAAGCTGTAGCCTGGTTGACCTTAGCTTCTGTTAATCGCAAACGTTGACCGACGACTGAAGGAGTGAAATCTCCGCTGCTTTTGAAAACCTTCCATTGCTGACTAAGACTAGGAGCAGAAAAATCATCTGAAAAGCACTGTAAACCCGATTGCTGACAAAAATGTCGCATTTGGGCTAACTGTTCGATTCTTTGATTGGAAAGACCTGAAGCATATAACGAAACTTCATCAATATATCCATCAAAAGATCGAGAGGAAGAAGATCGGTCAGTGCCTATTTGCAACGGAAATGCATTAGATAACAAACGAGAACCATTATTTGAGGTGCTGTTTAATTGACCATTAATAAAAATAGCTTGTCGTTGATTATCGCGCTTTCGGTCATACCGAATTGTAATATGTGACCACTGATTACGAGGAATTGGCATTGTAGAGGCCAATGTTACAGCTTCACCATTGGCTTTTTCCCAATACCAATAGACCTTACCTTGACTATCTATATGAAACTCATAATTCCCATCTTTAGAAACAATCGTCATCAATTCGGAATTGGGATAGCTTTTCGGATATACCCAAGCTGAGATAGTGAATGCCTCCGTAAAATTCAGCTTAGCGTTATGAGCGATATCGACATATTGCCTTTGAGATTTAGTGAATACCCCATAACCACATGTACCATTGGAATAAGAATCAATAGGTAGCGCAGGGGTTTGGCTTGCTGTATTAGCACCATTGACTGCTCGTCCATGCAAATAATCCCCAACAGTATTTTTGACTTCACCAGAATTGCCTTGCCATGTGGTTTCATCCAAATGATAACGAGCTACTAATTTATCGCTTTCACACATCCCATTAAAATCAGCAGCCTCGACCGCTTCCAGATCAACGACAGTAGTTCCATAATTAGCCAATGCCCCCCCCGTTGCAATAGAGCCAGTGATCGTGGAATTGCTCGATATCGTAACCGAACCTGCTACATACAAAATTCCGTTTATGTGCAAATTGCCATTGAGTACTAATGAACCAGAAACATAAATAATTAGGTTTTCTGCGTCACCAGAGGTATTAAAATAAGTGTTATCGCTAATCGTGAGTGAGTTGAAATATAAGCGAACAGTTTTTCCAGAAGTCACCGAAACGGCATTACCTGAAATACTGCCCAAGTTATATTTATAATCCCCAGGAGCCCATACTCCACAATTACTACCATTACAGTTCAAATTCCCCAAATTAGGTAAATTAGAGGGTGGAACTAACCCATTAGGGGAATGATTTGCGCTCGGCGGATTGGTAAAAATATTGGAACACAGAGGCACAGCAAATACAGGCATTGAGTAAGCGAAAAATAGCAATAACAATGCATATAATTTAGTTCTCACTTCTTACTCCTACTTCTATGATTCTCTGTAACGACCAATCTCCAATCTGACAACGCCCTATCGCGCTGAGTTGATATACTTCTTGCCCATTATCTAACGCCCCCAGAGATTGACAGGTTACCAAAGCCTCACACTGCCCCAATCCTTCCCCCATAAAATCGATATTCTGTGAGGAACTCGTATGGCAACTTCCCTCTGTGGTGGTTTGATAAAAACGGCTCAGTTCAATATTAAGCGCTGAACGGGCGGCCATTTCCGCACGAGTACCGAGCACCATAGACACCAGTTGTTGGCTACTACGCGCTTGATTACGATTGGCCACCAGCGCGACAAACCCAACCGCCACGATAATAAAAACCACTAGAATCAAGGCATTGCCCTGCTGCTTACGGCGTGTTGTAGACCAGAGCATCATGATCAAACCTTACTTGCTCACCTTTATCAGCAAAAGTCAGCTCAATTTTGACTAATCCATTGCGCTGCAACTGTGGGGCTAACACACTGAAATTGACGCCACTCAGGTTCTGCGCCATTAATACCCCATTCCCTAAATAGGTAGGCGACAAGGCCGTTCTATTCAAACTATAGCCTGCATAGCGGTAGATGCTGTTACCTTGGTAACAATATGCCACGGGGGTAGTATAAAAATAGGCGCGATTCGCGGGCGACTGTAGGGTAAACAAAGTGCCCTGCACTAAGGGGACATTCACCATAGTGCGATCTTGTGGTGGGGTAAAATCAACGGTACTGGCGACTTCGGCAATTTGCCCTGCTGCAGGCAAGAGAGCGGCGCGTAATGCCACAGGATCATTGGGAGAAATCACTAAGCGCTCTCCCGCTTGGATCGACTTAGTGATGGGCAAGAGGCGCAGAGTGTTCACGGTATTCGTCGGTAATGACTGATAAATCGCGCTGTTTACAATCGGCAGAAACTCAATACAACCATTGGCCACCATTACGCTATTGGGTACAGCTTCACGCAGTTCACGGCTCATACGTTCCGTTAAAAAACGTCCTTGCTGGATTAAGGCTTCACGCGCTGTGGTATCGACATAAATCCCCATCGCTTGCCCAGCAATATTGCCCAGAAATAAGCCAACAATGCCAAGCAAGATAATAGTGATCACCATTTCGATTAGGGTGAAGCCACGGCTCATCAGTAGTTCCCCTTAATCGCAGCAAACGGATACGCATTGCCTTGCGGATCGTAAAGCACTAATGCAACACGTTTGTAGTGGGTTCGCTCTGTGGCAGGCATTGCCGAAAATTGACCGCTACTATCTGATACATAAAACACTTGTATCGATACGGTAAAGCGTTGGTATTCACTGGAAATATCCGTACCCAGCACATCGGTGATGGGGATTGGGCTTGATGTGATGTAGTCATCCACATCGTTGAACTCGGTGTTACTGGCCTCGCTCTCTTTCCCCAGTAACGAAGGTTCAGTGCAAAGCGTACGTCCCGTGGTAACAATAAGCACACACTCAGGTAAGCCACCATTGGGGCCAGAGTGCTGATCAAAAGCACGCCCCAAAACTTCATCCAGTACTGCCCTCCCCAATTCTGCAGCTTTCACCGATAACACTTGCTCTGCACTCTGTTGAGAGCGCGGGTATAAGGAAGTTGTTACGCCAACCAAGGCCACGCCCAACACCACAATCACGATGATCATTTCAATCAAAGTAAAACCACGTGCAGCAATCACAGGCTTAGCAGGCATAGATATACCCTTCGCTATTGATGCAGACTTGGCGAATCTCATTGTGCGTGGAACTGCTGATGCTTACTGTGCACCCGGCACTGATACATTGCGTGGCGCGGCCTAAACTATCGAAATCAAGAAAGGAGACGCCCCCCGAACCCGCCAAAGAAAGCGCCACATCATTGGCGACCGCATCCACCAGCGAAGGGTCGCTAGGGTTACTGGGAAAAACGCTAAGACAACTGCCTTGCATGGCTTGCGGGGAGACTTGCACTGCCGCAGCGCTGGTGAGCAACCAACGATTACAATACCCCGTACGCTGCATCGCGCGGCTTTGGGTTAAACGCAGTGAGGCTAATATTTCACTCTGCGTGGTCACCACTGCAAAAGAAGAAGGCCCCAGAAATCGGCTTGCCGCATAAGCAGAGAGTATCCCTAGTAGGATAATCACCACTACCAGTTCAATAAGGGTAAAACCTTGTGTCTTACCCTGAGGGAATTCCATCCTGCTTTGCCGCATGGCGAATAAATCTAGCTCAAGCCCTAGAGAACAAAGGCCAGACAAGCTGGCCTTTTTTATTAACAACCTGAAGACTCAGTGCTAGTTTTTGACTCACTACCAGCCGCAGAGCTAGTTGCTTGCTCATACTTAACATAGCAGTTAGTAGCAATAATTTTAGCCGCAGTATCCAAAGTCGTATCTTTAAATGTAATAACAAATGATGGTGGTGTAGTTGCGGCATCAGATAATCCAGTCCAATCATTAGATAGACCAGTTACTGCCGCACCAATGCCTGCAGATGTAGCAGCTGGGTAACCATATACGATAGATATGCCATCAACGCTTTCTGTAGGTTTAGTGTCTTTTCCACTAACTGCAGATTTTCCGTAAACAATCCCCGCCGCACCATCAATTGCGCCTTTAAGACCTTGCAAAGAAGCTTGACGCGCATCATTTTGCAAATTCAAGAAACGTGGCGCGGCTGTGACGGCCAAGATGCCGAGAATTACAATCACCACGACCAGTTCGATTAGGGTGAAACCACCTTGTCTTTTCATTATTACCATCTCTCTTTCATGTGAATACGCAGTATTACTGCAAGGTTACGGTCACGCGACCAGTTTTAACTTCATAAACAAATTCGTGTTGGCTACCTTTTTCATTTTGCGTATAGGTGCATGTAGCAGCACCAGTATCCGCTTTAGCCGAATATTTATAATTGGAATTACTCGCCGCTTCAGTTTCCGTCCCCACTTGTGGCGGGTTTTGCAGCAGATTATTCATTAAATCAATGCAAGCCTGATCTGAGATACCTGAAGGATAAGTCGTATCATCGGTATTCAAGCCCAAAGGATAACCATCACGATAGCCGCTGGTTGCGGAGGTGGTTAACCAAAAATTGACTCCATCATAATTAATGGAGGGATACTTATTGCCGGTCAAGGTGGGGCGAGCTTGCGCTTCCCATTGCGCCCGAGCAGAGAGGACGCCGGTGGCAAAACCCCCAGCTACTCCTTCAATACTGGCTTTTTTCGCTTCATCAGTCACATCAAGAAAACGGGGCAAAGCTGCGACAGCCAGTAACCCAACCACCACAATCACGATCACTAGCTCAACCAATGAAAAGCCTTGCTGCATTTTCTTCATATTTTTCAACTAACTTACGTAACGTACGGCGTGCATTATACGCCCTTTTTTAGCTTTGGTGTGGTTAAAGTGTCAAAAAATCAGCGCACCAAAAAACTGGCATCTATCGCAAAATAGCGATCCTTCAATTCCACGTCGATTTGAACCACATCACCGTATTGGTAATGGCACAAGTAACCATTCACCCGATGGGTTGCCGTTACCTTTGGTAACCAGTCCAGTACCTTACGATCAGGATAGAGCAAAAATAGCACTTTTTCACAATCAACTCCTTGATCGATCTTGGGAAAAATCCATCCATGTTGCATTGGAATCTCGGCTTGTTCTATCTGTAAGTGTGCAGGACGCCCTTGCAATACCCACTCTTGCTTATAAGTATTCGCTCGATCAGTCATTTGCAATCTAGCCATGTCTAAGGCGGTTTGTAGCGTATCACTGAACATCGACCGCCAAACCGAAAAC containing:
- a CDS encoding DUF6701 domain-containing protein, encoding MRTKLYALLLLFFAYSMPVFAVPLCSNIFTNPPSANHSPNGLVPPSNLPNLGNLNCNGSNCGVWAPGDYKYNLGSISGNAVSVTSGKTVRLYFNSLTISDNTYFNTSGDAENLIIYVSGSLVLNGNLHINGILYVAGSVTISSNSTITGSIATGGALANYGTTVVDLEAVEAADFNGMCESDKLVARYHLDETTWQGNSGEVKNTVGDYLHGRAVNGANTASQTPALPIDSYSNGTCGYGVFTKSQRQYVDIAHNAKLNFTEAFTISAWVYPKSYPNSELMTIVSKDGNYEFHIDSQGKVYWYWEKANGEAVTLASTMPIPRNQWSHITIRYDRKRDNQRQAIFINGQLNSTSNNGSRLLSNAFPLQIGTDRSSSSRSFDGYIDEVSLYASGLSNQRIEQLAQMRHFCQQSGLQCFSDDFSAPSLSQQWKVFKSSGDFTPSVVGQRLRLTEAKVNQATASTFQRIFPAAGNRVELEFDYFAHGGNGADGIAIVFSDAQVTPQVGAFGGPLGYGYKTNEQKPGFAGGWLGIGLDEYGNYSIEGGGNGPGRKRQSVVLRGSGSQYSGYNYLAGTCSNGTSMMSDGTCLSPTVDGTNGNPLHKYQIIIDSTQASTSIVTVRRKVGSGAWVNLIGPLNVMSFRGQESVPDELIMSITGSTGSYTNFHEIDNFQVCALNSRPVGKQINHFRLILPSSGLTCAPSEVTLQACADANCTSLFTDPVSANLVPASTPNATGGWIGGYNASLINGMAIKQLRRNTAGRVTVDISGSSPTAEAYNENLCSRTGAAGSFSKNNCYIDFSDSGFIVDVPNAYANQTVTGTIKAVRKDNASQQCLPSFQNVQKSVSFWSGYLTPTPSDTGFAAYSVSLNGTVIGQTANSATALNLSFNQSGEANFSVAYREAGSLALNARFTGSGDEQDLLLEGQASFIRVPKALVLSAKSFYNSDGKCAAADMSCNVFARADENFDLNIRAVVAAPIEDNDFTNNLTAYNYQQQNIALQHTLVQPSAGQAGVLGVNEYTHLLGGTTPVEQKVSEVGVFDFSLIAPTHYLGLDLASANLPIAVVSTGPIGRFIPAYFEVSPMSNVTLDAACKTGNAFSYLGQPFGYTNSPGLYLQPKSANNADTQNYLIDPWWRYNNQWDGRTYSDSANGVNLGFDNLQTSPISRQASNNSGIVLNGERVWYQKPLQPKSVFNAAFNLTLSASDLTDQDGVCYQPNASPLCSGYTFSHIDGAMPLYWGKLVIQDVYGPETQALEQPMYVEHFTNNGFVRTIEDSCTALPAITGFTLQSDPNNNGYTVLTTGVAVPPQVLAEHSAANLGSGKRAIRFSAPGAGARGVIDSVLDLNAHNLMWLAEDKDDDNNFDQTTQGRAQFGLYRGSDRVIWWRESN
- a CDS encoding MSHA biogenesis protein MshP — translated: MLWSTTRRKQQGNALILVVFIIVAVGFVALVANRNQARSSQQLVSMVLGTRAEMAARSALNIELSRFYQTTTEGSCHTSSSQNIDFMGEGLGQCEALVTCQSLGALDNGQEVYQLSAIGRCQIGDWSLQRIIEVGVRSEN
- a CDS encoding PilW family protein — protein: MSRGFTLIEMVITIILLGIVGLFLGNIAGQAMGIYVDTTAREALIQQGRFLTERMSRELREAVPNSVMVANGCIEFLPIVNSAIYQSLPTNTVNTLRLLPITKSIQAGERLVISPNDPVALRAALLPAAGQIAEVASTVDFTPPQDRTMVNVPLVQGTLFTLQSPANRAYFYTTPVAYCYQGNSIYRYAGYSLNRTALSPTYLGNGVLMAQNLSGVNFSVLAPQLQRNGLVKIELTFADKGEQVRFDHDALVYNTP
- a CDS encoding prepilin-type N-terminal cleavage/methylation domain-containing protein, with the translated sequence MPAKPVIAARGFTLIEMIIVIVVLGVALVGVTTSLYPRSQQSAEQVLSVKAAELGRAVLDEVLGRAFDQHSGPNGGLPECVLIVTTGRTLCTEPSLLGKESEASNTEFNDVDDYITSSPIPITDVLGTDISSEYQRFTVSIQVFYVSDSSGQFSAMPATERTHYKRVALVLYDPQGNAYPFAAIKGNY
- a CDS encoding type II secretion system protein, translated to MRQSRMEFPQGKTQGFTLIELVVVIILLGILSAYAASRFLGPSSFAVVTTQSEILASLRLTQSRAMQRTGYCNRWLLTSAAAVQVSPQAMQGSCLSVFPSNPSDPSLVDAVANDVALSLAGSGGVSFLDFDSLGRATQCISAGCTVSISSSTHNEIRQVCINSEGYIYAC
- a CDS encoding prepilin-type N-terminal cleavage/methylation domain-containing protein: MKRQGGFTLIELVVVIVILGILAVTAAPRFLNLQNDARQASLQGLKGAIDGAAGIVYGKSAVSGKDTKPTESVDGISIVYGYPAATSAGIGAAVTGLSNDWTGLSDAATTPPSFVITFKDTTLDTAAKIIATNCYVKYEQATSSAAGSESKTSTESSGC
- a CDS encoding prepilin-type N-terminal cleavage/methylation domain-containing protein, producing the protein MKKMQQGFSLVELVIVIVVVGLLAVAALPRFLDVTDEAKKASIEGVAGGFATGVLSARAQWEAQARPTLTGNKYPSINYDGVNFWLTTSATSGYRDGYPLGLNTDDTTYPSGISDQACIDLMNNLLQNPPQVGTETEAASNSNYKYSAKADTGAATCTYTQNEKGSQHEFVYEVKTGRVTVTLQ
- a CDS encoding MSHA biogenesis protein MshF — its product is MKKGFERARFVLWLVLVVVLFMAMFSVWRSMFSDTLQTALDMARLQMTDRANTYKQEWVLQGRPAHLQIEQAEIPMQHGWIFPKIDQGVDCEKVLFLLYPDRKVLDWLPKVTATHRVNGYLCHYQYGDVVQIDVELKDRYFAIDASFLVR